ACGCCTGCTATTTTGAAGGCTTCGTGGCCATCGGAGGCGAATGTACACAAGACTCTCAGTGCATCGGCGGCGTTTGCCTGACGGACTATTTTAGCCCTGACGAGCCTGGCTACTGTACTCGACGCTGCGACGAAGACTCTTCGTGTCCCGACAACGCGGCGTGCGTCAACCTGCGCGCTGGCACGTTCTATTGTTCGTTGAAATGTGGGAGTGGCTCCGTGACCGGAAATCAAACCTGTCCATTCGATACGGCTTCACGGTTCGATGTGACATGTGCCAATTTCAACCGACCAGATGGAACGGCAGTTAGGACCTGCGCCAGTCAGCGCGACTAAAGACGAACTAACCGACGCGGTGGAACTTAATCAGATTAGTCTCTGCGTGCGGGCGCACAGGCGAGCCCATCACCACGATCACTTCGTCGCCAGTCGTCACTTCGTGATTCTGTTTGAGAACCTCTTCAATTCGCTGAATCGCGTTTTCCGATGTGTACTGCTGGTCGCCGTCCGTGTCCGCTGAGAGATCGAGCTCGATATGGTGCGGTGCGACTCCCCAGTAAAGAGCCATTTGACGGGCGAGCTTCTCATCAGGCGTACACGCGAAGATTGGCTTGTTAGGCCTGTAGGTCATCAAAAGTCGAGCAGTAGACCCCGTGAGCGTAAGCACGACGATCCCTTTGACGTCCAGTTCGTGCGCAGCGACCGCGGCGGAGCGTGCCACAGCAGCTGGGAACGTCTTCAAGTGCTCCGATGCGTCGAGTTCGAGTTTCGCGTGCCCGTGGGACTCAACTTCGTTGATGATATCAGCCATCATGCGTACCGACTGAACTGGATACTTGCCTGACGCGGTCTCGCCGGAAAGCATGACAGCGTCGGTCCCATCGAGAACGGCGTTCGCAACGTCTGAAGCTTCAGCACGGGTGGGTCTGGAGTTTTCCGTCATCGATTCGAGCATCTGCGTCGCTGTGATGGATATCCTACCCATTGAATTCGCAATCCGAATCGCGCGTTTCTGAATGATCGGCACCTTTTGAGGAGGAAGCTCAACGCCCAAGTCCCCGCGAGCGACCATGATCCCATCCGAAACCGAAATGATGTCCTCGAGAACATCGATCGCTTGAGGTTTCTCGATCTTTGAAATGATCTTCGGGTGCCGCTTCTCCGGCATCCGGGCCCGGAGTTGGTGAATGTCGAGCGGCGACCTCACAAAACTCAGAGCTACAAAGTCGACTCCAAGGTCGAGACCAAAGCTCAAGTCCTCTTCGTCCTTTGGCGTCAAACTGGGCGCCGAGACGGCTGCACCAGGAATGTTGATGCCCTTATTGTTCTTGAGCGTTCCACCGATCTCTACGACACAATGGACTTCGGGTCCGTGAACACCGGCGACACGGAGTTGGAGCAGACCGTCATCAAGCAGGAGAATATCACCCGCTTTGACATCCCGATGGAGCTCTTTGTATGTGGTCGAGACGCGTTCCTGGTTCCCGACGAAATCGTCCACTGAGATTGTGAAATCAGCGCCATCAACGAGCTCGATCTGCCCCTCCTCAAACTTGCCAACGCGGATTTTAGGCCCCTGCAAGTCTTGAAGAATCGCCACGGGTTTTCTGAGTTCCGCCGAAATCCTGCGAATATCTTCAAATACGCGAGCGTGGATATCGTGGGTTCCGTGCGAGAAATTCAGGCGAGCGACATTCATACCAGCCAAAATCAGCTCCGCGATCATGTCTTCGGAGGTAGAGGCTGGGCCGAGTGTGCATACAATTTTGGTGCGTCTCATATTCTCTCAAGGGTCAGGAGACTAAGATAGAGTTTTCGCTAATTTGATTACCGAGTGAATCAGCCGATGACAATGCGGTTTCTACCGCTCTGTTTGGCTTGATACAATC
This Microvenator marinus DNA region includes the following protein-coding sequences:
- the pyk gene encoding pyruvate kinase: MRRTKIVCTLGPASTSEDMIAELILAGMNVARLNFSHGTHDIHARVFEDIRRISAELRKPVAILQDLQGPKIRVGKFEEGQIELVDGADFTISVDDFVGNQERVSTTYKELHRDVKAGDILLLDDGLLQLRVAGVHGPEVHCVVEIGGTLKNNKGINIPGAAVSAPSLTPKDEEDLSFGLDLGVDFVALSFVRSPLDIHQLRARMPEKRHPKIISKIEKPQAIDVLEDIISVSDGIMVARGDLGVELPPQKVPIIQKRAIRIANSMGRISITATQMLESMTENSRPTRAEASDVANAVLDGTDAVMLSGETASGKYPVQSVRMMADIINEVESHGHAKLELDASEHLKTFPAAVARSAAVAAHELDVKGIVVLTLTGSTARLLMTYRPNKPIFACTPDEKLARQMALYWGVAPHHIELDLSADTDGDQQYTSENAIQRIEEVLKQNHEVTTGDEVIVVMGSPVRPHAETNLIKFHRVG